Proteins from a genomic interval of Streptomyces sp. NBC_00820:
- the pepN gene encoding aminopeptidase N — MPGTNLTREEAQQRAQLLTVDSYEIDLDLSGAQEGGTYRSATTVRFDVAESGAESFIDLVAPAISEVTLNGDALDPAEVFKDSRIALPGLLQGRNVLRVVADCAYTNTGEGLHRFVDPVDEQAYLYTQFEVPDARRVFASFEQPDLKATFQFTVKAPEGWTVISNSPTPEPKDNIWAFAPTPRISSYITALIVGPYHSVHSVYEKDGQSVPLGIYCRPSLAEFLDSDAIFEVTRQGFDWFQEKFDYAYPFEKYDQLFVPEFNAGAMENAGAVTIRDQYVFRSKVTDAAYELRAETILHELAHMWFGDLVTMEWWNDLWLNESFATYTSIACQAYAPGSSWPHAWTTFANSMKTWAYRQDQLPSTHPIMAEIRDLDDVLVNFDGITYAKGASVLKQLVAYVGMEEFFKGVQAYFKRHAFGNTRLSDLLGALEETSGRDLSTWSQKWLQTAGINILRPEIATDAEGVITSFAVRQEAPALPAGAKGEPTLRPHRIAIGFYDLDEATGKLVRTERVELDVDGELTAVPQLGGKRRPAVVLLNDDDLSYAKVRLDEESLAFVTEHLGDFEASLPRALCWASAWDMTRDGELATRDYLALVLSGIGKESDIGVVQSLQRQAKLAIDLYADPTAREALLTRWTDATLAHLRAAEPGSDHQLAWARAFAATARTPEQLDLLEALLDGTQTVEGLVVDTELRWTFVERLAAVGRFDEAEIASEYERDRTAAGERHAATARAARPTAEAKAEAWASVVESDKLPNAVQEAVIAGFVQTDQRELLEPYTDTYFEAVKDVWDSRSHEIAQQIAVGLYPSVQVSEEILTKTDTWLSAAEPNAALRRLVSESRAGIERALRAQAADAAATTA, encoded by the coding sequence GTGCCTGGCACAAACCTGACTCGCGAAGAGGCGCAGCAGCGGGCCCAGCTGCTCACCGTTGACTCGTACGAGATCGATCTCGACCTCTCCGGCGCGCAGGAGGGCGGTACCTACCGGTCCGCGACCACGGTGCGCTTCGACGTCGCCGAGTCCGGCGCCGAGTCCTTCATCGACCTGGTCGCACCGGCCATCAGCGAGGTGACGCTGAACGGGGACGCGCTCGACCCCGCCGAGGTCTTCAAGGACTCGCGGATCGCGCTGCCCGGTCTGCTGCAGGGCCGCAACGTCCTGCGGGTCGTCGCCGACTGCGCGTACACCAACACCGGCGAGGGTCTGCACCGCTTCGTCGACCCGGTCGACGAGCAGGCGTACCTGTACACCCAGTTCGAGGTGCCGGACGCCCGCCGCGTCTTCGCCTCCTTCGAGCAGCCCGACCTGAAGGCGACCTTCCAGTTCACCGTGAAGGCCCCCGAGGGCTGGACGGTCATCTCCAACTCGCCGACGCCGGAGCCCAAGGACAACATCTGGGCGTTCGCGCCGACCCCGCGCATCTCGTCGTACATCACGGCGCTGATCGTGGGCCCGTACCACTCGGTGCACAGCGTGTACGAGAAGGACGGGCAGAGCGTGCCGCTGGGCATCTACTGCCGGCCCTCGCTCGCCGAGTTCCTCGACTCGGACGCGATCTTCGAGGTCACGCGGCAGGGCTTCGACTGGTTCCAGGAGAAGTTCGACTACGCGTACCCCTTCGAGAAGTACGACCAGCTGTTCGTGCCGGAGTTCAACGCGGGCGCGATGGAGAACGCGGGCGCGGTGACCATCCGCGACCAGTACGTCTTCCGGTCGAAGGTGACGGACGCGGCGTACGAGCTGCGCGCGGAGACGATCCTGCACGAGCTGGCCCACATGTGGTTCGGCGACCTGGTCACCATGGAGTGGTGGAACGACCTGTGGCTGAACGAGTCGTTCGCCACCTACACCTCCATCGCCTGCCAGGCGTACGCGCCGGGCAGCAGCTGGCCGCACGCGTGGACGACGTTCGCCAACTCGATGAAGACATGGGCGTACCGGCAGGACCAGCTGCCCTCCACGCACCCGATCATGGCCGAGATCCGCGATCTGGACGACGTCCTCGTCAACTTCGACGGCATCACGTACGCCAAGGGCGCGAGCGTGCTGAAGCAGCTCGTCGCGTACGTCGGCATGGAAGAGTTCTTCAAGGGCGTGCAGGCGTACTTCAAGCGCCACGCGTTCGGCAACACGCGCCTGTCCGACCTGCTGGGCGCCCTTGAGGAGACCTCGGGCCGCGACCTGAGCACCTGGTCGCAGAAGTGGCTCCAGACGGCCGGCATCAACATCCTGCGGCCCGAGATCGCCACCGACGCCGAGGGTGTCATCACCTCCTTCGCCGTCCGCCAGGAGGCCCCGGCGCTGCCCGCCGGCGCCAAGGGCGAGCCGACGCTGCGCCCGCACCGCATCGCCATCGGCTTCTACGACCTCGACGAGGCGACCGGCAAGCTGGTGCGCACCGAGCGCGTCGAGCTGGACGTCGACGGTGAGCTGACGGCCGTACCGCAGCTGGGCGGCAAGCGCCGCCCGGCGGTCGTCCTGCTCAACGACGACGACCTGTCGTACGCGAAGGTCCGCCTGGACGAGGAGTCCCTCGCCTTCGTCACCGAGCACCTGGGCGACTTCGAGGCGTCCCTGCCGCGCGCCCTGTGCTGGGCGTCGGCCTGGGACATGACCCGCGACGGCGAGCTGGCCACCCGCGACTACCTGGCGCTGGTGCTGTCCGGCATCGGCAAGGAGTCCGACATCGGTGTCGTGCAGTCGCTCCAGCGGCAGGCGAAGCTGGCGATCGACCTGTACGCCGACCCGACCGCCCGCGAGGCCCTGCTGACCCGCTGGACCGACGCCACGCTGGCCCACCTGCGCGCGGCCGAACCGGGCAGCGACCACCAGCTGGCCTGGGCGCGGGCGTTCGCGGCGACCGCGCGCACGCCGGAGCAGCTGGACCTGCTGGAGGCGCTGCTGGACGGCACCCAGACCGTCGAGGGCCTGGTCGTCGACACCGAGCTGCGCTGGACGTTCGTGGAGCGCCTCGCGGCGGTCGGCCGCTTCGACGAGGCGGAGATCGCGAGCGAGTACGAGCGGGACCGGACGGCCGCCGGCGAGCGCCACGCGGCCACCGCCCGTGCCGCCCGTCCGACGGCGGAGGCGAAGGCGGAGGCCTGGGCGTCGGTCGTCGAGTCCGACAAGCTGCCGAACGCCGTGCAGGAGGCCGTGATCGCCGGCTTCGTGCAGACCGACCAGCGTGAGCTGCTGGAGCCCTACACGGACACGTACTTCGAGGCCGTGAAGGACGTCTGGGACTCCCGTTCGCACGAAATCGCCCAGCAGATCGCGGTCGGCCTGTACCCGTCGGTGCAGGTCTCCGAGGAGATCCTGACCAAGACGGACACCTGGCTGTCCGCCGCCGAGCCGAACGCGGCCCTGCGCCGTCTCGTCTCGGAGTCCCGCGCGGGCATCGAGCGCGCGCTCAGGGCCCAGGCCGCGGACGCGGCGGCGACCACCGCGTAA
- a CDS encoding DUF1203 domain-containing protein yields the protein MTTYTARPLPPTTLRELRVHDDAGRPMAPFTDEEGGSPLRCCLRHSTPGEVIALVSYAPLRRRAAETGTDPGAYDEQGPVFVHAGECTGPDGHGLPFTNAHRTVRRYSADGRILGGRLVEDPAGSQSAFADAFSEAFADPEVALVHVRAVEYGCFLYEVRRP from the coding sequence ATGACCACCTACACCGCACGGCCGCTGCCGCCCACGACCCTCCGGGAACTGCGTGTCCACGACGACGCGGGCCGCCCCATGGCCCCCTTCACGGACGAGGAGGGCGGTTCGCCGCTGCGCTGCTGCCTACGGCACAGCACGCCCGGCGAAGTGATCGCCCTGGTGTCGTACGCGCCCCTGCGCCGCCGCGCGGCCGAGACGGGCACCGACCCGGGCGCCTACGACGAGCAGGGTCCCGTCTTCGTCCACGCCGGTGAGTGCACCGGGCCTGACGGTCACGGCCTGCCCTTCACGAACGCCCACCGCACGGTCCGCCGTTACTCCGCCGACGGCCGCATCCTGGGCGGCCGCCTGGTCGAGGACCCGGCCGGCTCGCAGTCGGCCTTCGCGGACGCGTTCAGCGAGGCGTTCGCGGATCCCGAGGTGGCGCTGGTGCATGTGCGGGCGGTGGAGTACGGGTGCTTCCTGTACGAGGTGCGCCGGCCGTAG